The genomic interval GCGTATGTGACCAAGCCAGAAGACAAGATCAAGCATCCTCCGATCTTACCTCCCCACCTGCTGCAGGTGCTGCTCAACAAGGACACAGGTGTCTCTGTGAGTACAGGCTTGTTGCTGGGATACGTGATTGTTTCAGTGGTGCACAGCATGTAATTTAGTCAAATTCTTCCTTTCTCTGAATCTTTGTCAGTGTGATCCGACACTACTTCCAGAGCCCAACCATGTGATGCTCAATCACCTGTACGCCCTCTCCATCAAGGTAAGAAACCCTCCATTAACATGGGTGCTTTTTATGTTGTCCATCACAGTGAAGTTAGGGGACAATTATGGATCAGCTTTCTCCGTATGTGAGACAAAATATCTTTGACAAAACCAAAtagattttgacatgtttggACATGTTATCGTCTCATTGGTTGCCATAACGGAACATAAACATCATGTGCTGCGTGTCATACATacgacaaaaaaaatgttgaataataAGTATCGGTATGGCTTGTGCTGCCTTTTGAAAGTACAACAATTGTTAGTGACATCGTTAGAAACTGTCgtctttattaattttaaatttgatttgttCATTTCCCTCTTTGTCTGTAGTCATACTACAGTGATAGTTATTATTTGTACTGATATATATCACTATCCAAAATGTTAATGCTGTAGCTCAATTTTGTTGCCAAAAATCACAATACTTTTACAATTTAGGAAAGAATTATATAATTTCAACTTTATCAATGTAAACTTCAACTTAAAACCTAATTTTTATCCAAATACTCTTCTTGTCGTTGTCTTTCAGGATGGGGTGATGGTTCTCAGCGCAACACACCGATACAAAAAGAAGTATGTGACCACTCTTCTCTACAAGCCAATATAATCCACTGAGCTGTGATctaatcttttattttgaaatgctaaTAATTCATCTGTTGTTGTACAAACCTGCTGGGACTTTTTTGTACTGGACCTAAATGTCTTCCTCATTCAGTCAATTTAAAACAATAGCTAAATCTGTTTTTACCTTTCTGTAATCTCAAGTTTTGGAACTATTTTGAAGTTACACTCACTGCgcattgtttttcagtttatgaTCCAACCATAACTACAACCCCGAGCTTTGTTTCTTATGAAAAGTCCGAGACACTAGAACAACAGGTGGATGTTTTTGATACTTTCATTCCAGCCTCACTTGAGCCAGATGTGTCAGTAGATTTTTAGTTTGTTAGAGACCAAACACTCTGAACTTTACAAAGTGTTACGTATTAAAGTGACcttaaattgtaataatttataACTGGGAAGAATATTAAAGTGCAATGCATCGATAAGCCCAGCTGTAACCTCTGCTGCACAACCGCTCCATACGTGAGCAAACAGACacgaggacacacagagagggtgAAATTCAACTAAAAAGCCTCACTGTTAGAATCTCACTTGctttctttatttcaaactgatGCCTTTGTATCAAATCAAATTCCTTTTACATCCGGTTTGTGTAAAAATTACGGAGAAATTAAAGTTTGAAAAGAAATATGTCAGAAATCCAACATactcttgcattttttgtgtgtgtgtgttgtataaCTCAGTTGACACAGTGGACTTTGGGATCCAGGTTCTTGTTGTCAGGGTTGTATGTGGCCTGAGCAAAGCAGTGAGCCGCCAACCGATCGCACTCGCACACGGCAGCCTGGCACTTTTTGTTGGTAGCTGCAGAGACAGAGTAGAAGCAGGAAATGAACAGATAGCTGCTCAATAATAACAAAGTGTAAGGGACACTTGCACAGAATAGTGTGGTTACGTACACTAAGTGCCAGTGTGAAAGTGTAACTGGGATTCAAACCTCAATCCCTGGTTGTGTCATTCCCATATATAGCTGTTTAAATACAGTTGTTGTTTATACAGGAGCTACATACATGGCAACAAATGCtgtcacttttgcaaaaatgacaggaggtcaggggcccgTTGCAGTAGCCTTATACATTTCTAATATCTCtggagatttctaggattttaggatgtattaggatttcaggacgtgtctaggattttaggatgtttgtaggactttaggatgttttgaggattttatgacatttctcagatgGATTGGATGgattcttggattttgggacacttATCAGATTTTAGGTCAATTCTagtgttttaggacattgggggcttagcaAGGACCTTTGTTgtggggtgcaggggatcctccactggcatttcttttttaaaaataacaagcgCTACTATTtagatgctttttttatgcattcttgcaccttatgtatacttacagtacaaaaacaattcccagtgtgaatcattttatatttattgtgaattaaaaacaagtttggGGGCCACTCAGCACTCTGTCTGGGCCCAGATTTGGCCTGGCCTGCAAGCCTTAAGTTTAGTATCAGTGGTCTGCAGagagtgctgtattttctgttagccaaaaagtgctttaagattttctttttgtttaatccggattaaaaagctgtttgttttaactctCACTAGTGTTGCTGCAGAATTTCATCAAAAGGTCATAAAACGCTTTATATTTGATTTCTTAATGAGTCAAACCATCCTAATTTAGCCAACTTCTTACCTGAGCAGGTCACTTGTTGATTGGAACAGGTGAAATCGTAAACAAGAACATAGGGAAGGTCAGCGATAGCCATGCAGCCAGGAGCCTTTCTGCTTGCTTCATAGCATTTGTCATGAACTTTACAGCACCTGAGAATACAGGAAGAAAGAGTTTGCATATTTGAGAAAACCCAAagtttctcttgtttttaaaattatgatggGAATACATACATGTCCACTTCATCCAGAGGGCTTCCCCTCCCCCCGAAGCCACACCAGCAGCCGTAATCGCTGTACTTTAAGGGGTTAACACTGGGCTGAGCGCAGCGGATCAGCTTCCCAAACTGCCATAAGGCTTTTGGCAGCAGCGCACCGCTGGCCACACAGGCTGGTAAACATGAGGAAGACAAATAAGCATAAGTGAACATTTGGGGGTGACATAGGGGACATGTCCCTCTTaacatttagaacatgtgcatgtgtcctcccaaaataaaacattaacatagcagacatttgttttgacaaaattaagaaCCCTTATACCACAAAAAGATCCAGAAAAGCCACAAGTTGGTGCATAAGAAATTCACCAGAATACAGGAAATGAAGTGTTACTCAAACTTTTCTGCTGAAGGACCCCCTCATTAAGTGCCCCCCACCCAATGTTACAACAAAACCTAATCCATTGCAAATAAGAACATATGATGACCAATTCAGAGAAAAAGTGtaacccaaaaaaaagaatggtACAACATTAATACATAAACACTGTGGTGTCATATTCAGGATGATACATATTGTCAGTCTTACCAGTGAGCAGCAGGAGCAACACAGGAGTGGTCAGATTCATGGctacagtcagaaaaaaaacataattttggcaCTGCTTGGCCTTATATGACAGAAGGTAAGAGAGCGAGAGATAAGAGGGAGGCAAGAGGGAGGGAGCTTTAAATGAGAGGTTACTTAACAAAAATCCTATATTTGTTTGCGTTTCTGCAGTGAATTTTGTTTACTTGCATCATGCATCTAACACCTTCAATTACAAGTGTGACCGTttgcaaataaaacatataatttgtttcctttttagaAGAGCCTCAGCTATCTGTAAGCAGTCAAAAGCAAGCACGGACAAAAAGACGAcaaaatcacttttattttgcttttgcattGAACTGCTGTGAACTAAAGTATTTTCCACAGCCTGTATTAGTGCCTGCAGGATACTTAGTGGCTGCACATCAGCTGTCCAGCCATAAATGAGGCCTGAATTTCAATTATGgacataataatattttattccaAATCTTGTTCAAGTTAGGGCTTGAGTGATAGTCTGACCATCTGATAGCTGATCTGCTTTTCTCAGTTTGATGCCAAATCGTACAACAAAAGCTATAAggatgtgaaatatttttatagaaCATATGGCTCTTTAATGCCTGTTAAAGTTCAGCTCAGGTAACTGTTCAGTAGCTGAAGCTTTTTGGGacaaataagataagatattcacaggaaatacaATATAACAAGGTGAACAAGGACTCATTTATTCACCCCTCTTTGGTTAGACAGCATTTACATTAACAATTTCCTTTTGATCTTCTCACGGATTCCTTGAATTTCCTAATCAAATATTCCCTGATCCGTTTTTACTTTTCCTTGTCTTTgcaatgtttttcctctttgaatAGAAGTTGATTTTATAATAACTTTCCAACACACAGCTGTGCAAATAGCCAGCACCTGACAGAGTTCCCACAACTTTCCACTGCACGCTACTCAAGTTGTTTTAAGTGTCTCATGttaacacaaaaagaaacaatatgTGATACAACACAGGAATAAGAATTGACTGAATATGTATGTAGAAAgcttgtttttgcatgtgtgtatgtttgtgtatgcatACAGGTTGTATACGTTCTACTTACACACATTACATAATGTATAGATTAAGAGATCGGGTGGCTCTTGGCAATTGGCCAAAAAAGGACCACCTCTCGGGGTCAAGAGTCAATATAAGGCTTTAGCTTTAAACTCCACATCTTCACCGGCAAGATGCATCTGACTGACTCCCTGCTCATCCTGCTCCTCAGCCTCCCAGCACGTGAGTATGACAGTTATGTCTGACTAATCCGCATCTGTGAGGTTTTGATTTTACGGTGGTTTTGAGATGGGTAATAGCTTTGTCTGAAATGTCTCCGTTGTCCTCATATAGTGCTGTGTAACCGAGCCGTGTGGCAGTTCAGAGGGATGATCCTCTGCACCGTACCTGACAGCTGGCCGGTGTTTGACTACGCTGACTATGGCTGCTACTGCGGGCTGGGAGGCTCTGGCACACCTGTTGATGAGCTTGACAGGTAACACTGCTAAGTGATGTTTACGTTTGTGATGGTTATTAAGGTTTGCTGTTCTGAAAGTCCCCAAACTGAAGCACAATCCAACTTAAAATGTCAATTCGAAATAATACTACAACTActaataacaatagtaataaatacattttctgactTACCTTAAGTGGCGTCATGGCATATGTCAGTTTCAGCTTTATGTGCAAAGGTTGTGAAATATCTTCCTCTGAGCCTCCAAGACAATGGAGGTGAATGGAATTTTATTTGTGCTGCTTAAAGCACTCAGACACTTTTTTCACATAGGGAGTATTTCTTCACCAGGAAACAGGTCTGGTACCAGTTTGGACTAATTCACATTTAGAGCTGAAAGTATTTGTTGATTAGTCAGTAAGTTAATCGacaaaaaatcatcaacaaTTTCGGTAGCACTTAGCTGTTTAGGTAATGTAtcttgaaatcttttttttccccaatactATTTATGTTGTTCAGaccaataaaagaataaataggcctattttttttaaatgactcagCAAAGtgcccaaaaatgtaaataatcatTTGCTGCAGCTCTACTTGAATTTAAAATCTCAGGAGAGTCAAGAaagaatgtgattttttttccctctcgaTGTATAGACGGTCGGTTTATGGCCTCTTTGCGCTTCGTGTGTGTTGCAGATGCTGTCAGGTCCACGACCGGTGCTACAGCAAGGCCATTCGGCACGAGGAATGCAGGCCCATACTGGACAACCCGTACACTGAACTATACAGCTACAGGTGTGACGAGGCCAGCAAGACCATCACCTGCCTGAGTGAGTGATCAACCACACTTCCAAACACAGCAAAGTTTAATGTGTTTCCGGTAATTACACAATAAGTTACAGGTTTAGAAAAACGCAAAGTTCAACGTCAGTCTTGTTTAGCATTTAAttcttaaataaatgttgtttttttctcctgtgctgctccttcactctgctgctgctctcttgtgtgtttttcatccAGATGGCAACAATCCCTGTGAGAGGTTCATCTGTGAGTGTGACAGGATTGCAGCCATGTGCTTCGCCAAAGCAGGTTATAACGAAGAAAACGCCCATCTTCCCAGCGCCCGCTGCAAGTAAGCCGAAGGACTCAGATAGAAACTCACAGAAGAATTTCTTTATTGAAAATCAACAGGTTTCACTGTATACGTCGATTTATTATGTATACAACAAAAGCCTCACACATGTACTGTAAATGCAActtatgttccttttttttttgactctcAAAATGAATCAGTTGTTACCAAATAAATCATTTCCGTCAGTTTTAATTTGACccattatttcaaatacatcaGGTCTATCATAATAGCCAAGGTTTAGGTTCTCTCACACCTTGGCTTCACAGATGTATCTGTACTGCAGGCCGCAGTCAGCATCATTTAACAACTTGCGTATGCGTCTGTCAAAGCCATGAATCTGCCCACAGTCCTCGCCATTCTCTCTGTAGTCCCAGTTGTCAGGCTGACCGATGTCCCAGTAACTGAACACAAACAGAGGAAGGATAAGAAACAATTCATAAGTTACATATATTGTAATGTATATTAATAATGTATATCCCcatgctttttttgctgttatataGCTTTACGTTTCTCTTACTTTGGGGTTGTACTAAAGTCAGTTCCATCCACCCAGCTCCAGTGTCCCTCGTGCGTTCGCTCTACAAGTCCAATCCAGTAGTTGTGTGTGATTTCAACTATTTTTGAAATGAAGTcctagaagaaaaaaaaaactttctggtGAAATTTTCTGCAACAagttgtgccttttttttttttttttttttgcattaatttaaagagacaggtaCTAAGAAGGGAGCATTTCACGTAAGGGGCGGAAACAGGtgtattcaggcagacagtgtGAGAAAAATGAGGTGTTTTTTGAATGTTAAAGAATGTCAACATGTTCTAGTACAAACCAAAAGTACGGgtatcaacttaaaaatgagcaTTATTTGAAACCTTTAAGTGTCTTATTCGGGTGGTGGGGGTCAAATGCACATGTTCCCAAAATCTACGCCTTTGATTCTGAGAAGTGTTATGCTGAGTATGTGTAAGCCCTGTATTTACACACTCATTCAGTGAAGCCATTCAGTAGCAAATGGTTAACTTCACTTAAACTACATGGAATCAAACTGGTGTAAAGTTAAACCTCACCAGTTCCTCCACAGTGTTCAGAACCAGCAGGTGTCCTCCGTATGTTATGCACTGCGCCTCCGCTCTGTGCCAGGTCAGGCCAGTGGTGGACAGCAGATAGCAGCTCCTCTGGAAAGACACCCATCCCACCTGACATGTTCCTGGTTTGATGAAAGTTAAGAGAAGTCAAAGATTATTTTCAACTTCCATTTATCCTCTAGCTCTAAGGGTCTGCATTGTGTGTATTGCactgttttatatattgttttatgcatttgttaGTTTTTCTATAGTCATAacccaataaaaatatttctttattgttattaagAGAAGTCAAAGAGCCTGAATTGGACACTGAATTCTGAATTTAATGAAGAGTTCAGTTTTTACCTGGAGCTGGGACAATTTTCTCCAAGGGGACATGCACTGTTGCACCTTTAATTcacaaaatcaaattttcaCAATGGTGTACTAAGGATTTACATTATTGAGACCTGAAGACCATCTCCTGACCTGAACTGGACGATGAATGTCTTTCATTGCTGATTCTCTCCAGGCTGAGTTTGACATCAGTGACTTCCTTGTTTAACTGGGAGACTTTGAGAGACAAAAATGGTTATAAAAGTAGACAAGGGATGTCAATGAGCTGCATGCAAACTGCATTAATGAAATTGGAGAGTTTAAAGTCATACATTTCACTCCAGTGACCAGCAGAAGAATTATCAGCAGCAACACCAGGACTCCATAGAGGACATATGCCACTATCTTTGTCATGCCTGCAAATAcagacagatatttttttaaaaaatgtttgaaggtGACATCTGAAATGATGGAATCAAAACGAAATGACCTGTACACGTTGTACCTGTCTGTGCAGACGTCCTGTACTCTGTGTGGACAGAGCTAACAGGGCTGTTATCAGATGATCCAAACTGGCTATACTGAGAGTCCATTCCCGAAAGAGAGCAGATTCTgttggaaaatgtatttattttaggactttttgatcaatcaggaaaaaaagagaaaatatttctaACCATGTTGCTGTCTTTTGCAATTTAGAAGAAAAGAATATAGTtgataataaatgtattcagtCCGTAGTCATTTTGAGATTCTCTGCAAATAAGAGGTCAACTAATCtcccttgtttgttttaaagctgaATATGTTAACTATTAACGGCTCAATGAATAAAAGAGAATTCTGCAAtattatatactgtaaaatacGCAAACATGTTCGAATATACACTACTAATTTGCTTTGCTAAATTCAGatcaggattaaaaaaataatcatgctGTCATTACCATTTTGACTATTTAGTGTATAATTCATGGTGTTATTTGCACATGCATAACACAGTGACTCATGCACATTGCTACACAGTTATGGATGTATATAAAAGTTGCAGATAATGATTGCAAAGTAATTTCTTGAACAAACATGCAACAAAGTGAACGGTTATCACTCACCTTCATCAACCAGAATCTCTCTGAATCTGTCTGGTTGGACTCTGACCATGAGATCACACAAAGTCCTCCCATTTAAAGAGAAACACAGCTggatttcaaattcaaaaagagcattttattattattcagttatTCTTTATCATTATCTACTGTCCCATAATCAGACACAGTAGGTAAGAGTTTGTCCCATACCCGATGATGTATGAGACATTTCCATGACGTGAAGGTAATTATAGGGGGAATTTAAGTGATATAACATTTATGACATGCACAATACACAAATTAATGCCCTTGTTATTACCATATTAAATCTGAATTACCACTATATGTGAGTAAAACTGGCTTCTCCGCACCTTAAGGCAGGGGATCACAACTCCTTTCGTTTGGATCAGCTTTCGAGGACTTTCGGAGCAAAGTATGAcatatttttcaagaaaaaaaaagcaaaaccatgtctaaaaatcaatacaatttgtttatttcttattttctacaCTATCTTTGTGACCATTTAGATTCATGATTCATGATTCTGTGGCTGGGAACTATTGCCTGTCAGTAGGCCAAGCTGTGGAAACTTTATACTCTCTTAGATGCAGATGATTCATACAATGATATCTCAGAAACAGGAAACATCTTATTCCCTGcacattaatatataaatatgggTTACTATATGGTAAAACAAGTGATATAACTTTGCATCAGTGTCCATCACAATCAGGCTATTCAACCACCACTGAGctcagaggacaaaaacaactaTTGGACTATCAAGTCAATCACATTGCCAACAGTAAGGGGCTGTGCTTTATTCATCCGAGTGGGGGGGTGGCTGGGGTATGACTTTTGAGTTGTTGATTTCAATACATGTATCATGACTCTCCTGTCACCTAGATTtcaatatttcacagtttcagtCTATGATAGAAGGTgtgttttggagatttttttaagaaaacatgctttcagAATGTCCCTCCCTTAAtgcaaatcaaaaaatataacTTCCTCCCcagtatttaaataattatctaAAGTGCCTCCCCTGTTGTGCACTCtgctctcataaataatgaatagGCTTAGCTCATAATTGTATTGTGCACTGTTCTGCCTTTTATTATTCGGCACACACTTTACATAGGTTACTGTCTTCTGTCGGAGGACCTAAGACTCTTTGACCGCCTCCAAATTTCATTCCCTCAAGTGcaatttttgcattaaatagTCTCTCcagcctctctgtctcctcctttaCTATTTATGATGGTGTAGGCCAAAGGACTGTAGTCTTCAGTGTGTTTTAGTTTAACCTCATTAAAGCTTCATTTTGAATACAAAGATGGtcataatgatttttttttaactttaaaaaaaatctttatccTTTGATTTATCAGTGCATTAGTTCTTGTACTGCTTACgctcttattttatttcctgaAACTCACCAGTGATTTCGATTTAAACTTCACTTATATTCACTTTCTTACCCTACATCCCTTTGTGgtgatgtttttataattttccacatttttctgtaaaatgccCGTGAACCTATAATGGCAGCAAACATAACCTTGAAGTGTATTTTCTGAGTGTGTATGTAGTTGTCAGCCTCGTCGCGTGGCGGCTCAGTAGAGATGGCTGCTCTGCCTCCACGTGACATCTCTGTACAAATTCCTTCCGGTCTCTGCGTGCCTCAGAAAGGAAAATGGCGTCTCTCGGACGGTTCTCTCAGTCGTTGCTGAGGTCTTCTTTGACCCAGACCCGGCGTCAGCTTTCTGCTACCGCCGGACACGGCGAGCAGTCAGGTAACTGTAACACCTCATTTTAACTGTCCGGTTGTGTTTAATGAGTTATTTGTTAGGACGACTGGTGACGTTTGGACAGTGACCTTGCTGAGCTAACGATAGCTATCTTAGCATTAGCTTAACATCCTTGAGCGAGCAGCTCAAAGTTGCCCAAAATATCAACGCTCTAAGCTGAAGACATCGTCCTTTCAGCCTGCTACATTATTGAGGTATTCACATAGTCCCTCATTAAGTCTCAGTGTAGTTTCTATTgtctttgatttattatttacacGGCTTGAAAGTGGAGCAGTGTCACATACGCTTCAAGCTaaagaacaacaacagtgtGCCATCAGGTCAAAGGTTACTCGAAATTAAtggattttttccccatttataTTAGGTATTAATAAACAGTTTGAATAGCTTTAAAGGAAACTAACACCAGTCAAGGTAAATACGTCGGTGCAGAAGATGTGAGCATAGCAGCAAGAGCAAGGCTAGATAGAGTTATCAGGATTGTAGAGTGACTAAAGCATTTTACGTATCACTTAATAGTCGTTTTAGTTTCgtttaattttatataaatgAGGCAGATGAAAAAACAAGCAGGAATGTTAGTTATTTGTATGTAAAAGTATTAATGCTAAATATTATTTAGTAGAGGAATCAAACTACGAATAATCAGCTTTTGAGATGCTCATTTTATCCTATAAAGGCAGATCAAAAAGCTTGAAGTTGAATGTCACCTTAGTCAAAAGCATGCCATGGTAGCAGTTTAATTCAACTGAAGCGGCTGAATAATGCCCCTGAGCTAGATGATCCCCAAACAGCACATTTATTCAATCGTGATTATTCAATCGAAAGTGATATAAACTCCCCATTACTGATTGAATCTTTTACAGTTGTGACTGGCCTGAAGTGGAAAGTTAGAGATTTAATCTAGACTCTCCCCATCACgaaaatgtttgctttatcTTGACAGTCAACCCTGGGTTGTTTTAAACCTTATTATTTTTGCTCCGTATCTTTATGAATAGTAGCTTCCAATGTTGTAAACTGGTGGCATTTCACATTTTAGTTATATTGAAACACACACCTTGGGTAATAACATAACTTCTCCGAACTAACATTTATGTCGGCTAACATTTCCTGATATCAAAGATTAggaaaaaccaaaagaaaattgctaactgctttttttgttggtcaaactaatcatttctgtttttctcttccaGCCAGGACATGGAAGATCCTCACTTTCACCGTTGCTGTACCTGGTGTTGCAGTGTGCATGTTGAACATGTACCTGAAAGAGCAGCAACACAGCCATGAGCAGCCAGAATTTATTCCATACTCCCACCTGCGCATTCGCAGCAAGGTCTGAGTTAATGACgcttaaaggggacctattatgctcattttctgcTTCATATTTGTATTCAAGTTGTCTCCTAgaacatgtttatatgtttaaatggtaaaaaaaaataacctttattttcctcatatcgTCTGTTCTGAAACAcatgtattcaccctctgtctgaaacgctcCGTTTTAATGCCCGTCTCTAAAAGCCCCCGtcctgaaaaagcccagtctgctctgatctGTAAGCGTTTCTGGGTGTTTTGCATCGCAGAGTCTCTGCGCCATCATTGCAGATGAGGAAGACTGAAACACAGAGTTGCAGcactttctactgtgaaaaatcaccaataagaTCCTCTTAACACAGCCGAACATGTTCCAACAGGGATGTGATCTGAAATCGGGGCGAACttaacatcagcaaccaagagtAATGTGTCACTGATGtcagcatgtagctacatgcagCAGTGCAATTGCACCCAGGGAAGTACTGTGTATAGCAGCACTTTCTCTCGCTAATAATCAGCAATCAAAGTTTCTAAACAAGACCAGATATGTTCgagcaggaatatgatctgaaatctgggtaaaaataacaacatctgCAACCAAGTTTAGATGTTAGGATGTAGCTTGATGTGGCAGTGAAGACTAGGTAATGTAAACACATGCAGTAGTGTTTGTAgccaaagatttaaaaaaaacattgtaaacagTATAGAGATTGTCCTTAAGCATGAGGTTTTTGCTCAAATGGATTACTTTTACAGATGTTTACCTTATTATTTGAATCttacatttaatattaacatctgacactgtaacattatatatatatacatcataaaataaggaaaagtgtaataggtcctctttaaataatcaacattttaaaatgattattttaaatgtcacttttgtcagtatttgtatttaattatgtGTAATCTTTATTTTCCTGCAGCGTTTCCCGTGGGGAGATGGCACCAAATCCCTTTTCCACAACCCCCACGTGAACGCCCTTCCTGACGGCTATGAGGGTCAcgacgagtaaaaccttaatCCAGAACTCATAACTGGCACAGGGACCAGTCCTCCCTCAGCATTTGTTACTTGATCACACTTCCATTTATTAACAGtttactctttgtttttgttgcatttacCTCTGTGCTCTCAACACGGGGCACCCGAACCAACAGCTCTATTACTCGGACCATcttgcaaaatgtcagactgaaactgaattaacataaataaagtaaCTCTTATTACCTCATTTCATGTATTATGGCTTGTGTGGTGATGTGATTTGAGGTTTTTCACCGTCAACGTACATTTTGTTGAACAGGGAGAaaacattggatttttttgtatttctcttgGCATATATTGTAAGATAGGTGCACAAAATGTCTTGATcaaaaagggttaaattacttctttttttctttcatttaatctCAATTTCAAACAGATGGGT from Plectropomus leopardus isolate mb chromosome 6, YSFRI_Pleo_2.0, whole genome shotgun sequence carries:
- the LOC121944867 gene encoding phospholipase A2-like, producing the protein MNLTTPVLLLLLTACVASGALLPKALWQFGKLIRCAQPSVNPLKYSDYGCWCGFGGRGSPLDEVDMCCKVHDKCYEASRKAPGCMAIADLPYVLVYDFTCSNQQVTCSATNKKCQAAVCECDRLAAHCFAQATYNPDNKNLDPKVHCVN
- the pla2g1b gene encoding phospholipase A2 codes for the protein MHLTDSLLILLLSLPALLCNRAVWQFRGMILCTVPDSWPVFDYADYGCYCGLGGSGTPVDELDRCCQVHDRCYSKAIRHEECRPILDNPYTELYSYRCDEASKTITCLNGNNPCERFICECDRIAAMCFAKAGYNEENAHLPSARCK
- the asgrl1 gene encoding asialoglycoprotein receptor-like 1 isoform X1, giving the protein MDSQYSQFGSSDNSPVSSVHTEYRTSAQTGMTKIVAYVLYGVLVLLLIILLLVTGVKFSQLNKEVTDVKLSLERISNERHSSSSSGATVHVPLEKIVPAPGTCQVGWVSFQRSCYLLSTTGLTWHRAEAQCITYGGHLLVLNTVEELDFISKIVEITHNYWIGLVERTHEGHWSWVDGTDFSTTPNYWDIGQPDNWDYRENGEDCGQIHGFDRRIRKLLNDADCGLQYRYICEAKV
- the asgrl1 gene encoding asialoglycoprotein receptor-like 1 isoform X2; the encoded protein is MDSQYSQFGSSDNSPVSSVHTEYRTSAQTGMTKIVAYVLYGVLVLLLIILLLVTGVKFSQLNKEVTDVKLSLERISNERHSSSSSGTCQVGWVSFQRSCYLLSTTGLTWHRAEAQCITYGGHLLVLNTVEELDFISKIVEITHNYWIGLVERTHEGHWSWVDGTDFSTTPNYWDIGQPDNWDYRENGEDCGQIHGFDRRIRKLLNDADCGLQYRYICEAKV
- the LOC121944577 gene encoding cytochrome c oxidase subunit 6A, mitochondrial, which codes for MASLGRFSQSLLRSSLTQTRRQLSATAGHGEQSARTWKILTFTVAVPGVAVCMLNMYLKEQQHSHEQPEFIPYSHLRIRSKRFPWGDGTKSLFHNPHVNALPDGYEGHDE